A region of the Streptobacillus ratti genome:
ACCACCAAATTTTTCCTCTAGTAAAAGAGGTGTATCAAAATGTGATAAATTTACAAATGGTTCTATTCCATTATCTTTTAAAGCAGAAAAATATGTTCTATAAAATTTAACTGCTTCTTCATTAATTTCTCCTATTCCATTTGGAAATAGTCTTGACCAAGAAATAGATGTTCTAAAAGTATTATGACCTGTAGCTTTTAACAATTTAATGTCTTCTAAAAAATATTTATACATACTTGTAGTAGTTTGAGGTCCAATTTGATTATGAAACTTATATGGCTCTATCTCAAAAAATTTATCCCAAGTAGTAAATCCTTTGCAATCTCCCTCAAATCTACCCTCACTTTGTTCTGCACTTATAGAGCTACCCCAATAAAAATTTTTTGGAAATTTAATCATTGTTTCCCTCCATTCTTTTATTTATTAAATAATTTTCTACTGCTTTTAACATTTTCTTTTTCTTTCTTTTTAAGAAAAAAGAATAAAAAAATTCCATAAATATATGATTATATTTTTGAAAATGAGATTTTGTAATATATATTTCATCATATATTATCTCTATTTCATTCATATTCAACTCATTAATTTGATAGTCTACAATATTTTCACCTAAGCTTGAAGTATATTTTAATGTATATCTTGAATTTTCAACTAAATTTATTATTTCTACAATGCTTTTAGCTATCTGATTAGTTTTAGTTTTAAGTTCTACATTAAATTTCATTCCTTTTTTTATTTTCCCTGTAACATTCATCTCTTTTTTTATATTTTCAATCAAAAAATTATAAAATTCTTTTGAAGATACCTTTATTTTTTGCTCTACTCTCATTTTCTATTACCTCTAATTAAAAATATTACTCCTATAACTACCAATGTTAAACCCATTAGAAGATTAATTAATTGATTATTTAAAGGATATGTTGCTATGGCTATAGTACCTAAAGTAATTACAAACATTGGCCATGATTTCATTTTTTTCTCCTTTATTTAAAGTTGGGGTGGATAACCACCCCTAATATTAATTTTCTTTTATTCTATTTGCCATAATTACAAATGGTGTCCATATTACAAATGCCACAAATACATTAAATAATGAAACTAATGCTGCGACTACACTTCCACCTGTTGCAAAGAAAGCATAAACCCCCGGCGGTAATATCCATGGAACTTGTACAAACACTGGTGGAATTACACCTAAAACTGTTGCAACATATGCAATAATTGCACCTATAGTAGAAACTGATAAAAATGGAATTAAGTATAACGGATTTAATACTATAGGCATTCCAAAAATCATAGGTTCGTTAATATTAAAAACACCCATAGGTAATCCAAGTTTTGCAACTGCTCTATGATCTTCTCTTTTTGAAAATAGGAAAATTGCAATTATTAATGCTATAGTAATTCCAGATCCACCCATTTGAAGATAAGCATCAAATGAACCTCTTGTCCATAAATATGGTAAAGTATCAACTGTCCCACCTTTAGCAATGTGTTCTGCGTTTGCAAGTAAAGCAGGTTGATAAATCCCATCAAGGAATGGAGCAAGTACATTATGTCCATGTAATCCAAAGAACCAGAAAAGTTGAACTAAGAATGCAAGTAATATTACTGAAAATGCACCTTGAGAAAGTCCTAATAATGGAGCTTGAATATATTTAGATATCAAATCATTTAATGTTTGCCCTGTATATGTTGTAACAAGGTATGATAAAGTAGCTGAAGCATATATTGCAATTACTCCTGGTATTATAGATGCAAATGCTTTATTAACTGCTGGTGGCACTGAATCTGGTAAATTAATTGTTATTTTTCTTATCATTAATTTACTATAAATTATTGTTGAGAAAAATCCAATAACCATAGCTGGGAATAACCCTGTAGCACCTAAATATTGGTTAAAGTTTAAAAATCCCCATGATGAAACTTCATGTACTGTTCCATTTATATCAGCCATAAATCTTGCTTCTTGTGGTAAGAATAAAATAAATGATGCAACTGCAACTAAAGAACCAGCAAGTGGATTTACCTTATACCCTGAAGCCACATTATATCCTAATGCAACTATAAATACTAATGAAAGGATTGCAAGTGAACCGAACCATACTACACCATTAATATTAATAAGTGGTGCCATAAATTCAGCAACTTGTGGAAATCCATATTCATTAGGAATATTTCTAAATAATACATTAAGTAATACTGCAATAGAACCAACCATAGTAACTGGTAAAATTGCAATAAATGAATCTCTAATAGCAACTAAATGCTTTTGGGAAGAAAGCTTTGTTGCCATAGGAACAAAATAATTTTCCATCCAATTCATAAATTTTTTCATGTTTCTCTCCTTATATATTTAATTTTTTTCTATCATTGATAATGCGTAATCTAAAACTTTATCACCTTTCATCATTCCATAATCCATCATGTTAATAACACCAACTGGTGTTTCACCAAACTTATCTTTAATATCATTTTCTAAATATTTAATTTGTGGACCAAGTAAAACTACATCAACTTTACCTACAAATTCATCTGAACTTGCTTCAGGTATTGCAGTAATTTGAACTTCTAAATTTCTTGTTTCAGCCTCTTTTTTCATTTTTTCTACTAAAAAACTTGTAGACATTCCAGCTGTACAAATTAATAAAATTTTTAGCATCTTTAATCATCCTTTCTATTTTTTATGTAATTCAATAATTTCTTTTGCTAAATCCTTAGTTAATAGTGCCATAGTTAAATGATCTTGTGCGTGTACCATAATTAAGTTTAAAATAATTTTTTCATCACTTGAAGTTTCTTTAACTATTAAATCTGTTTGAATTTCATGTGCTTCTAAATAATATTTGTCTGCCTCTTTCATACATTCATCAACTTTTTCAAAATTTCCCTTTTTAGCAAATTGTATTGCTTGCATAGAACTAGATCTTGACATTCCTGAATTTGCAATTATCTGCATTGCATACTCACTTAATTCATCATAAGTCATTTCTATTTCCCTCCTATATTTTCTAAAATATTTATAAAATTATCGTAAGTTGGTGTAAGTAAAATATCATTTATTATTTTCTTATTTCCAACTATTTTTGTAAATGCTTCATATATTTTTTCATTCTTATTATTTTTATTATCTAAACATAAAAATAGTATAATATTCACATCATTATTTAACCATTTTACAGGATTTTTACTTATACAAACTCCTATAACATTTACTTTTTCTATCACTTCAACTGGGTGAGGTATTGCAACTTCATTTGAAATCTCAGTCATACCAAGTTTTTCTCTTTTATGTATTAAAAATTCAATATTGCTATTCATATTAGGAATTTTCATAAGTTTATCTGACATTAGTTTTATAATCTCATCTTTACTTTTTGTTTCGTTTAAATACATAAAAAGCGATTTAGGTATTATCTCTTTTAAGTAATTATTATTATCTTTTAAAATATTTTTTATCCTTAAAATATCTTCATCATTTAAAAAATAGTTTATTTTATATATAGGCTTATCTATCTGCATATCTAAATCTATTAATGAAAATATTATATCCACATTTCCTAAATCCATATCCAATAACTCATTTGCTCCACAAGAAGAAATAATATTTGTATATTCAGAAAATAGGTTACTATAGGTATA
Encoded here:
- a CDS encoding DUF3284 domain-containing protein, translated to MRVEQKIKVSSKEFYNFLIENIKKEMNVTGKIKKGMKFNVELKTKTNQIAKSIVEIINLVENSRYTLKYTSSLGENIVDYQINELNMNEIEIIYDEIYITKSHFQKYNHIFMEFFYSFFLKRKKKKMLKAVENYLINKRMEGNND
- a CDS encoding PTS sugar transporter subunit IIC, encoding MKKFMNWMENYFVPMATKLSSQKHLVAIRDSFIAILPVTMVGSIAVLLNVLFRNIPNEYGFPQVAEFMAPLININGVVWFGSLAILSLVFIVALGYNVASGYKVNPLAGSLVAVASFILFLPQEARFMADINGTVHEVSSWGFLNFNQYLGATGLFPAMVIGFFSTIIYSKLMIRKITINLPDSVPPAVNKAFASIIPGVIAIYASATLSYLVTTYTGQTLNDLISKYIQAPLLGLSQGAFSVILLAFLVQLFWFFGLHGHNVLAPFLDGIYQPALLANAEHIAKGGTVDTLPYLWTRGSFDAYLQMGGSGITIALIIAIFLFSKREDHRAVAKLGLPMGVFNINEPMIFGMPIVLNPLYLIPFLSVSTIGAIIAYVATVLGVIPPVFVQVPWILPPGVYAFFATGGSVVAALVSLFNVFVAFVIWTPFVIMANRIKEN
- a CDS encoding PTS sugar transporter subunit IIB, whose product is MLKILLICTAGMSTSFLVEKMKKEAETRNLEVQITAIPEASSDEFVGKVDVVLLGPQIKYLENDIKDKFGETPVGVINMMDYGMMKGDKVLDYALSMIEKN
- a CDS encoding PTS lactose/cellobiose transporter subunit IIA, translated to MTYDELSEYAMQIIANSGMSRSSSMQAIQFAKKGNFEKVDECMKEADKYYLEAHEIQTDLIVKETSSDEKIILNLIMVHAQDHLTMALLTKDLAKEIIELHKK